A stretch of Equus caballus isolate H_3958 breed thoroughbred chromosome 11, TB-T2T, whole genome shotgun sequence DNA encodes these proteins:
- the LOC100072936 gene encoding C-type lectin domain family 10 member A-like, translating to MPVNYENFQHSESENQSPGLRIGLPPLQPFLQPVCSSSRLLLLSLGLSLMLLVGVCVIGFQNSTFQRDLVTLNNSTSQTELQVKSLISQGDSLQKTITPLKAGVGNLRQELQAARSMNDKVFSLEKKLEEEQQTLKADYAEIRLLVQQLAKDLTALTCQAAALKSNGSARACCPLNWLEHEGSCYWFSRSKKPWPEAEKQCQLQNAHLVVINSREEQDFVQEHIGSSDTWMGLSDPTGVWKWVDGTDYKTNFQNWSPGQPDDWDGHGLGPGEDCVHFNPDGTWNDNACQRPFHWVCETKMDKAS from the exons ATGCCAGTGAATTATGAAAACTTTCAGCACTCGGAGAGTGAGAACCAAAGCCCGGGGCTTAGAATTg GGctgcctcccctccagccctTCCTGCAGCCAGTCTGTTCCAGCTCCCGCCTCCTGCtgctctccctgggcctcagcctcATGCTGCTGGTCGGCGTCTGTGTGATCGGATTCCAAA ATTCCACGTTTCAGAGGGACCTGGTGACCCTGAACAACTCCACATCACAAACTGAGCTTCAGGTCAAGTCCCTGATATCCCAGG GCGACAGTTTGCAAAAGACGATAACACCTCTGAAAGCAGGGGTGGGGAATCTCAGGCAGGAACTGCAAGCAG CCCGTAGCATGAACGACAAGGTGTTTTCCCTGGAgaagaagctggaggaggagcagcagaCACTCAAAGCAG ATTATGCTGAAATACGCCTCCTAGTCCAGCAGCTGGCCAAAGACCTGACAGCCCTGACTTGCCAGGCGGCTGCCCTCAAGAGCAATG GCTCTGCCAGGGCCTGCTGCCCCCTTAACTGGCTGGAGCATGAAGGCAGCTGCTACTGGTTCTCTCGCTCGAAGAAGCCCTGGCCCGAGGCTGAGAAGCAGTGCCAGCTGCAGAACGCCCACCTCGTGGTCATCAACTCCAGAGAGGAGCAG GATTTTGTCCAGGAACATATAGGCTCCTCAGACACCTGGATGGGGCTCAGTGATCCTACAGGAGTCTGGAAATGGGTGGATGGGACAGACTACAAGACCAACTTCCA gaactGGAGTCCAGGCCAGCCAGATGACTGGGACGGACATGGGCTGGGCCCAGGTGAGGACTGTGTCCACTTCAACCCGGATGGCACGTGGAATGACAATGCCTGCCAGAGGCCATTCCACTGGGTCTGTGAGACCAAGATGGACAAGGCCAGCTAG